The DNA segment GCGGAATCAGGCTGCTTCCCAGAGGCCGGCGTCCAGGATACGCGCCGCCTTCGTGATGCTCCCGGGCATCAAATGCCGGTAGGTCCGATACGTCTCCTCGATGGACTTGTGGCCCATCCATTCCGCCACGTCGGTGATCGGTATCCCGTTCCCGAGCGCGTTCGAGGCGAAATAGTGCCGGAAGCTGTACATGCCCGCACCGTCCTGCGCGGGGAGTGCCTTGAAGAGCTTCTGCACACGTCGGCGTTCCATCGGCTCGGTGTAGTAGCCGCTGGGACCACGCAGGAGGTAGCCGTCCTTCGTGGTGCCATGCTTCTCCTCGTAGCGCTCCATCGCTTCTCGCACCGAGCGCGGCAGAGGAACCTCTCGGAACTCCCCCGCCTTGCGGTGCTTCAGCTTCGCCGGCTTGTGCGTGTTCGAGTGGATCTGCTCGTGAACCCGGTAGACGTCGTCCGCCACGACATTGTTGATGTTCACCGCGCGGGCTTCCCCGTTTCGCAGGCCGCAACCCACCATCATGACGATCTCGAGGGCGAGGATGTGATCCGCGACAGTCAGCGCTCTCTTCACATAGTCGAGGGAGGGAATGACCACCTTCTCCCGAACGTACTCCGGCTCCTGGACCCCCTTCAGAGGGTCGTCTGCCATGGCACCCTTGCCATAGGCATCCCGCAGGATGGCCTTGAGGACACGGAATATGTTCACCTGGTTTCCGCGCCCGACCCCGTCGGTCTCCAACTCATCCAGGAAACGCTCGACCACGATCGGCGTGACCGAGTTCAGCTTCCTTGATCCGAGACGGGGGATGATGTGCACGTTGATGGAGCTGTCGACGTGCCAGCCCGTGGAGTACTCGGTCATCCTCCGCTGCCGGGGCCGCCACTGCTTCGCGTATTCCGCGACCGTCTGGTGACCGAGTTCCCGGCGGGCCTCGGCAACGGACGGCGCCGTTTTCTTTTTCTCCGCATAGATCTGCGTAAGGCGCTCGATCGCGTCGTCCTGCGTGCCGAAACCCGCCTCTTCACGCTGCCTACCGAGAGCGTCCCTGAACCGAATCGTGTATGGGTGCGAGCAACGGGTCGGCCTGGAACAACCGCACTCCTTGAAGAACGACCCCATCCCACGAGCGAGCTGTCGAGCCACGTATCAAGCCTTCCGAGCAGGGCGCCGGGCGGCACAGCAGGCCCTTGCCACGAGTGCAGGTCAGCAAGCCGGACACCACCCGGCCCGATGCTGACCTTTTGCTGACCTGGAGGCCGCGATCAGGGCTCTGACCTGCGGAAACACCCAAACGCTAGATCTTGGACTTGAACATGGTTCGCAGCACTTTGGACTCCTGGAAGACGGCTCCCCGCCTGCTTTCTGCAGGTCAGGGGCGCCGATCACGATACATCGGCATGTCCTCGCCCCGAAGGGTTTCCCGGGCAATTCCAGCCGGGGCCGGCGGCGCGAGGCCCCACCGCGCTCTCGGCTCCCTGGTGTCACCCCGCCAGCTCGTCCTCCAGCCACGTACGCCCCGCGTGCGGGCGCTCGGTCTGACGTCGCCCAGGGGGGCGGCGAGGCGTTCCGCCTCCGCGCGCACCGCCGCCTCGGCGTCCGCGCCGACGTCCTCCAGGAAGCGGCACACGATCTCACCCGCCGCTGTCCTGGGCCCAGCCGCCGACGATGCGGCCGTCCCACCACAGCGAGGGGCCGATGTTCCCGGCCCGGTCGAAGAGGCGCGGGCCGTGGTCGCCGAGGAACCAGTCGCGTTCGTGCCGGCCCATGGGGGTGGAGTCGAGCGCCGGCAGGAGCGCGGCCCACGGCTCCGGCGGCTCGGTCTCCTCCAGGTCGTCGGGCAGGAGCAGGCCCGTCGTGCCGCCGCCGAGATCGACCTCGACGGGCTTGAGTGCCGTCAGCACGCGCTTGACCTGTGTCGTGGTCCACCCTGCCCACCACCGCAGGTCGTCCGCCGTGGCCGGACCGTAGGCGCGCAGCCGGCGCCGGGCCAGCTCTTCCTCCGCTTCGTGGGTGTCCAGTTCGGCGAGGCCGCCGGGTGACCAGTCGGGCAGCGGGGCCCAGCGGCACTGGTGCGAGGTCCAGGAGCCGCGCGGCCGGCCCCGCACCACGCGGCCCTCGGCGGCGAGCAGAAGCAGCAGTCTGCTCGCGACCTTCTGCGTGCCCTCGTAGCGCTGCGGGCGCGTTCCACGTCCGGCACCGAACCGCCGTTCGTCCGCGCCCAGACGGCGAGGTACACGGAGGACGGGTCGGTGCTGTGCGGCGCGACGAGGTCACCCGCCACCTCGACCGGGCCCTTCGCGCGGGCGGCGACCGCCGACCGGTGCCGTGGGCCGAACCGGGTCCGTCGTTCCGCCACGTCGATCCCCCGCATGTCCGTCACTCCTCCGTGTCGTGGTCGGCCCCGCCCGGCTACGAGAGGGAAAGCGTAGGGGCGTACCGGTCCGGGAGGATCGACTCGGCCGGGCGGCCGGGCAGGAGCCGCCCCCGTACACACACCTGACAAGAAGCTGTCACACACGATCCGGAATGCGCGTCCGCCGGTAGCCCGTTTTCAGTGGCATGACTGTGGGAGTAGCACTCAACGCGCAGGGCGCGCCCAACGAGGTCGACGCCACCGTTCAGCTGGCCAAGGAGGCGGCGGACGCCGGGCTGCGGTCCGCCTGGTTCGGGCAGACCTTCGGCGCGGATTCGCCGCAGCTCGCCGCGATCGTGGGGCGGGCGGTGCCCGGGCTACAGGTGGGCACCTCCGCGATTCCCGTTTTCGGCCGGCATCCGCTGATCGTCTCCAGCCAGGCCCTGACCGCTCAGGCCGCGACGCACGGCCGGTACCACCTCGGTCTGGCCGTGGGCACCAAGTTGCTGACGGAGACCGGGTTCGGACTGCCCTTCGAGCGGCCCATCGCCCGGCTGCGTGAATTCCTCACCGCGCTGCGGCAGTTGACCCGGACCGGCACGGCCGATTTCCACGGCGAGCTGCTCACCGCGACGACTCCGGTCCCGGCGCGGGTGGCGGGTGCCGAGGACGGCGTTCCCCTGCTGGTCGCCGCGATGGGGCCGCAGGCGCTGCGGGTCAGCGGTGAGCTGGCGGACGGAATCCTGCCGTACCTGGCGGGGCCGCGTGCGCTGGCGGAGCACATCGTCCCGGCCGTGACCGCCGCCGCGCGGGCCGCGGGGCGTCCCGCGCCCAGGGTCGTGGCCCTGGTTCCCGGCGTGGTCACGGACGACGTGGACGCGGTGCGCGCGAAGCTGGCCGAGAGCCTCGCGTTCTACGAGCGGATCCCGTCCTACGCCCGGGCGATCGAGCTCTCCGGCGGCCGGCGGGCCGTCGACCTGGCCGTGATCGGCGACGAGCACGCGGTCGCGGCCGAGGTACGGCGCTACCGCGACGCCGGCGCGACCGAGGTCGTGTTCAGCGCCACCGAGATCGCGGGGGACGCCCAGCGCCGTCGTACCTGGGCCCTCCTCGGCGAACTGGCCGGATGAACGACCGGCCGACCCGATGACCAAACGACCCGATAACCGGATGACCGGATGGCAGACGCTCCGCGTTCGCGGGTACCAAGGAGAGACTCATGACCACTGAGGGCATCACGGCAGACCCCCGGGCCTTCGCCGACGAATGGCAGCGCTGGTACCGCGCCCACGAGGCCACGCTCGCCGATCCGCACGGGTTCCTGGCCATCACCGGCCTGCACTGGCTGGACGAGCGGCCGGAGCGCTTCCCCGACGCGCCCGGCGCCTGGCACAGCGGCCGGGACGGGGTGGTCGTACTCCTGGACGAGGGGGACGAGTTGGTCGTCGAGGGCACGCCGGTGCGGGGCGAGCATCGTTTCGGGGTGCTCGCCGAGCGTGGCGGCGTCGACGCGGTCTGGGGGGACGCCGTCATCGAGGTCGCCAGGCGGGGCGGCCATGACATCGTGCGCCCCCGGCACCCGGACGCACCGCTGCGCGCCGCCTTCGCCGGAACACCCGCCTACTCCCCCGACCCGCGCTGGGCCGTGACGGGCCGGTACGTCCCCTTCGACGCGCCGCGGCCGACCACCGTGGGCGCGGCCGTCGAGGGCCTTGAGCATGTGTACGACGCTCCGGGCCGGATCGCGTTCGCGCTGGACGGACGTGAGCTGTCCCTGACGGCCTTCCCCGGGCACGGGGGCGGTCGGCTGATGCTGCTGTTCACCGACGCGACGTCCGGGGTGACCACCTACGCGGCCAACCGGGTCCTGAACGTCGGGCCGCCCGCCGCCGACGGCACGGTCCTCCTGGACTTCAACCGCGCGGCGAACCTGCCGTGCGCCTACACCGACCTGGCCACCTGCCCGCTGCCACCGGCCGAGAACCGGCTGCCGGTGGCGATCGAGGCGGGGCTGAAGATCCCCGCGAGCGCGGTGGATCGTAGAAGCGGATCGTGAAAGGCCGCTCCGCCGGAGAGCGGAGCGGCCCGGGCGCTCTACGGCGCCGTCCCGCGCGTGCTCACTTCGCCCAGCCCACCGTCTCCGGGAGCGGGTTGTAGAAGATGGTCGCGCCGACGTTGGCGAGGCCCTTCTTGACGCCGTAGGTGGAGGGGCCGCTGAACAGCGGGAGGAAGGCGTACTGCCGCAGCGCGTCGCGCTCGGCCTTGTTGGCCGCGGCGGCCTGCTCGCCGAGGTCGGCGATCCTGGTCGTGGCGCGGATCTCCTTGTCGAGCGCCGGTGTCCCCGCACCGGTGAGGTTGGAGCTGCGGTCGGAGCAGTAGAAGTCGCACAGGTAGCGGGCGCCGAACGGGTCCATCGAGCGGTTTCCCGACAGGAACAGATCGAATGTGCGGTCGCTGAGGATCTTGGAGAAGTCCGACTCGTCGGCCTTCCTGATGTCGAGGCGGATGCCCACCGGCTTCAGCATCGCCGCGAAGGCGCCCGCGGTCGCCTTGTCCAGCGGGTCGTCACCGAGGAGTGTGTAGCCCACCTCGA comes from the Streptomyces sp. SUK 48 genome and includes:
- a CDS encoding site-specific integrase, whose amino-acid sequence is MARQLARGMGSFFKECGCSRPTRCSHPYTIRFRDALGRQREEAGFGTQDDAIERLTQIYAEKKKTAPSVAEARRELGHQTVAEYAKQWRPRQRRMTEYSTGWHVDSSINVHIIPRLGSRKLNSVTPIVVERFLDELETDGVGRGNQVNIFRVLKAILRDAYGKGAMADDPLKGVQEPEYVREKVVIPSLDYVKRALTVADHILALEIVMMVGCGLRNGEARAVNINNVVADDVYRVHEQIHSNTHKPAKLKHRKAGEFREVPLPRSVREAMERYEEKHGTTKDGYLLRGPSGYYTEPMERRRVQKLFKALPAQDGAGMYSFRHYFASNALGNGIPITDVAEWMGHKSIEETYRTYRHLMPGSITKAARILDAGLWEAA
- a CDS encoding crosslink repair DNA glycosylase YcaQ family protein, with product MGADERRFGAGRGTRPQRYEGTQKVASRLLLLLAAEGRVVRGRPRGSWTSHQCRWAPLPDWSPGGLAELDTHEAEEELARRRLRAYGPATADDLRWWAGWTTTQVKRVLTALKPVEVDLGGGTTGLLLPDDLEETEPPEPWAALLPALDSTPMGRHERDWFLGDHGPRLFDRAGNIGPSLWWDGRIVGGWAQDSGG
- a CDS encoding TIGR03564 family F420-dependent LLM class oxidoreductase, yielding MTVGVALNAQGAPNEVDATVQLAKEAADAGLRSAWFGQTFGADSPQLAAIVGRAVPGLQVGTSAIPVFGRHPLIVSSQALTAQAATHGRYHLGLAVGTKLLTETGFGLPFERPIARLREFLTALRQLTRTGTADFHGELLTATTPVPARVAGAEDGVPLLVAAMGPQALRVSGELADGILPYLAGPRALAEHIVPAVTAAARAAGRPAPRVVALVPGVVTDDVDAVRAKLAESLAFYERIPSYARAIELSGGRRAVDLAVIGDEHAVAAEVRRYRDAGATEVVFSATEIAGDAQRRRTWALLGELAG
- a CDS encoding DUF1684 domain-containing protein translates to MTTEGITADPRAFADEWQRWYRAHEATLADPHGFLAITGLHWLDERPERFPDAPGAWHSGRDGVVVLLDEGDELVVEGTPVRGEHRFGVLAERGGVDAVWGDAVIEVARRGGHDIVRPRHPDAPLRAAFAGTPAYSPDPRWAVTGRYVPFDAPRPTTVGAAVEGLEHVYDAPGRIAFALDGRELSLTAFPGHGGGRLMLLFTDATSGVTTYAANRVLNVGPPAADGTVLLDFNRAANLPCAYTDLATCPLPPAENRLPVAIEAGLKIPASAVDRRSGS